A stretch of the Actinoalloteichus fjordicus genome encodes the following:
- a CDS encoding nitroreductase family deazaflavin-dependent oxidoreductase, translated as MPLTGEYAPSTSERTREQVELYESSGGTEGTTLQGLPVIVLTTLGARSGRLRKNALMRVEHEGSYAVVASLGGSPKHPVWYYNLRSEPRAELQDLTVKKDYIAREVTGDEKAVWWKRAVDAFPPYAEYQQKTTREIPVFVLTPAED; from the coding sequence ATGCCATTGACCGGTGAGTATGCACCCAGCACGTCGGAACGGACTCGCGAACAGGTGGAGCTTTATGAATCGTCTGGCGGAACCGAAGGCACCACGCTCCAGGGACTGCCCGTCATCGTGCTCACGACGCTCGGGGCCAGGTCGGGCAGGCTCCGCAAGAACGCGCTGATGCGTGTCGAGCACGAAGGCTCCTACGCGGTGGTCGCGTCACTCGGCGGCTCGCCGAAGCATCCGGTCTGGTACTACAACCTCCGCTCGGAGCCGAGGGCGGAGTTGCAGGACCTGACCGTCAAGAAGGACTACATCGCCAGGGAGGTCACCGGCGACGAGAAGGCCGTGTGGTGGAAGCGCGCTGTCGATGCGTTCCCGCCCTATGCGGAGTACCAGCAGAAGACCACGCGAGAGATCCCCGTCTTCGTGCTGACTCCTGCGGAGGACTGA
- a CDS encoding GGDEF domain-containing protein → MVDRNDSPLAEHLPQQDREVRLLLESGRVLEANALFDEVVSGMPPGEDDRWRRATVLVHRAVVAFRLSRIPLALELAAEAWVELDAERPEGTAAAQTIGMLGYLVESIGHRRAALDMMRVSVELARRAGHAETLAHCMQRLGGTLNMRAAEAPADDAKRIFAEARGMLDEALSLVGNGFLHRALLAAYSRSLAGLGELAEAEELAQRALHLNEIAEDRWGLAVANWVLSGVRRTQGALPAARTLASRAVAEADRVGDTIMLRRVTQDLADICADLGDHVGEAEALRRGMAAGGKILDTLQEALGQALEQRRLAVQAQRVAVAAQEAAARDPLTGLVNRLGLERTAPHLIKRTASRGRVPWLVLVDVDWFKDVNDDAGHAAGDAALREIAQLLRRECRADDLVARWAGDEFVILLVDVSDERTEAGPTVAERIRAAVHGHDWRLVLGKTTRPPTVSIGVAAGPAQLDQLFTAADNALYRAKRQGRNRVEVQPSTGDELNTRAASTLTTR, encoded by the coding sequence GTGGTTGATCGCAACGATTCGCCCCTGGCGGAACACCTTCCGCAGCAGGACCGCGAGGTGCGACTGCTGCTGGAGTCCGGACGCGTACTGGAGGCGAACGCCCTCTTCGACGAGGTCGTCTCCGGAATGCCACCAGGCGAGGATGATCGCTGGCGACGCGCCACCGTGCTGGTGCATCGGGCCGTGGTCGCCTTCCGACTCAGCCGGATCCCACTGGCGCTCGAACTCGCGGCCGAGGCCTGGGTGGAGTTGGACGCAGAGCGCCCGGAGGGCACTGCCGCCGCCCAGACCATCGGAATGCTCGGCTATCTCGTGGAGAGCATCGGGCACCGCCGTGCCGCACTGGACATGATGCGGGTCTCGGTCGAACTGGCCCGCCGCGCAGGCCACGCCGAGACCCTGGCGCACTGCATGCAACGGCTCGGCGGCACCTTGAACATGCGCGCCGCCGAGGCACCTGCCGACGACGCGAAACGGATCTTCGCCGAGGCTCGAGGCATGCTCGACGAGGCCTTGTCCCTGGTCGGAAACGGCTTCCTGCACCGAGCGCTGCTAGCGGCGTACAGCAGGTCGCTGGCCGGACTCGGCGAGCTGGCCGAAGCGGAGGAATTGGCGCAGCGGGCCCTGCACCTCAACGAGATCGCGGAAGACCGATGGGGCCTGGCCGTCGCCAACTGGGTCCTCTCCGGTGTTCGCCGCACCCAGGGTGCGCTGCCCGCAGCACGAACCCTGGCCAGCCGTGCGGTCGCCGAGGCCGACCGAGTCGGCGACACGATCATGCTGCGCCGCGTCACCCAGGACCTGGCCGACATCTGCGCCGATCTCGGCGACCACGTCGGCGAGGCCGAGGCACTCCGGCGGGGCATGGCAGCGGGCGGCAAGATCCTCGACACGCTCCAGGAGGCGTTAGGACAGGCGTTGGAGCAGCGCAGGCTGGCGGTCCAGGCCCAACGGGTCGCCGTCGCTGCGCAGGAGGCTGCGGCGCGCGACCCGCTGACCGGGCTGGTGAACCGGCTCGGGCTGGAGCGCACCGCACCACACCTGATCAAGCGCACGGCCTCCCGAGGACGGGTGCCCTGGCTGGTGCTCGTCGACGTCGACTGGTTCAAGGACGTCAACGACGACGCGGGTCATGCGGCAGGCGACGCCGCCCTCCGCGAGATCGCGCAACTCCTGCGTCGGGAGTGCCGCGCCGACGACCTGGTCGCGCGCTGGGCAGGCGACGAGTTCGTCATCCTGCTCGTCGATGTGAGCGACGAGCGGACCGAGGCGGGCCCCACCGTCGCCGAACGCATCCGGGCCGCCGTCCACGGCCACGACTGGCGCCTCGTGCTCGGCAAGACGACCAGGCCGCCCACGGTCAGCATCGGCGTCGCGGCCGGACCCGCACAACTCGATCAGCTCTTCACCGCAGCGGACAATGCGCTCTACCGCGCCAAGCGGCAGGGCCGCAATCGCGTGGAGGTCCAGCCCTCCACAGGCGACGAGCTGAACACCAGGGCCGCGAGCACCCTCACCACGCGCTGA
- a CDS encoding EthD family reductase has protein sequence MIKYIALYRRPTDGGFDDRYFAEHLPLVARTPGLLRTEVARIDRVHLAGFLGDVEPYLIAEMFFASVDEMRAALRSPEWRRAGENLAEIGGIELVTMFSAEVLTEPARES, from the coding sequence ATGATCAAGTACATCGCGCTGTACCGGAGACCGACCGACGGCGGTTTCGATGATCGCTACTTCGCCGAGCACCTTCCGCTGGTGGCCAGGACTCCCGGCCTGCTGCGGACCGAGGTCGCGAGGATCGACCGGGTGCACCTGGCAGGGTTCCTCGGCGACGTCGAGCCCTACCTGATCGCCGAGATGTTCTTCGCCTCCGTCGACGAGATGCGGGCCGCCTTACGGTCGCCGGAATGGCGTCGCGCAGGCGAGAACCTCGCCGAGATCGGTGGCATCGAGCTTGTGACGATGTTCTCCGCCGAGGTCCTCACCGAGCCTGCTCGCGAATCCTGA
- a CDS encoding trimeric intracellular cation channel family protein, with product MLLVLEFLGVAAFAVSGALAAVRARLDLFGVVVLGMVTALGGGVIRDLMLDVHPPTTLQDWRYLLVSGAAGLLAFQFHPQLARLRRAVLLADAVGLGLFVTSGTATALALGAPVYTSCLIGLITGIGGGILRDLLLREVPLVLRREIYAVAALVGTVVVGAGEMLGLPAGPVALIGSTLVVGLRVLALWRRWNAPLPKDPTH from the coding sequence GTGCTTCTCGTGTTGGAGTTCCTCGGCGTCGCGGCCTTCGCCGTGTCGGGGGCCTTGGCGGCGGTGCGAGCCAGACTCGACCTGTTCGGCGTCGTGGTGCTGGGCATGGTGACGGCACTCGGCGGCGGTGTCATCCGAGACCTGATGCTGGACGTGCATCCGCCCACGACGCTCCAGGACTGGCGCTACCTGCTCGTCTCCGGCGCCGCCGGGCTGCTGGCATTCCAGTTCCACCCGCAGCTCGCCCGGCTGCGACGCGCGGTACTGCTGGCCGATGCGGTCGGACTCGGACTGTTCGTCACCTCGGGCACGGCGACCGCGCTCGCACTGGGCGCTCCGGTCTACACCTCCTGCCTGATCGGCCTCATCACCGGGATCGGCGGCGGAATCCTGCGTGATCTGCTGCTTCGCGAGGTTCCGCTGGTGCTGCGCCGGGAGATCTACGCGGTGGCCGCACTGGTCGGCACCGTCGTCGTGGGGGCGGGTGAGATGCTCGGCCTGCCTGCCGGGCCGGTCGCCCTGATCGGCTCGACGCTGGTGGTCGGGCTTCGGGTCCTCGCGCTCTGGCGACGGTGGAACGCCCCGTTGCCGAAGGACCCCACGCACTGA
- a CDS encoding response regulator transcription factor, translating to MRILVVDDDRAVRESLRRSLQFNGYQVELAADGRQALDAVTGERPDAMVLDVMMPRLDGLEVCRRLRGTGDDLPILVLTARDAVSDRVAGLDAGADDYLPKPFALEELLARLRALLRRATPDPDDGQGDLPPPLCFADLSLDVSTREVRRGERSISLTRTEFSLLELLLAHPRQVLTRSRILEEVWGYDFPTSGNALEVYIGYLRRKTEGAGESRLIHTVRGVGYVLRETAP from the coding sequence ATGCGCATCCTCGTGGTCGACGACGACCGTGCCGTACGCGAGTCGCTGCGACGGTCTCTGCAGTTCAACGGTTATCAGGTCGAGCTTGCCGCTGACGGCCGACAGGCCTTGGACGCCGTGACCGGGGAGCGACCCGACGCGATGGTCCTCGACGTGATGATGCCGCGTCTCGACGGCCTCGAAGTCTGCCGACGACTCCGAGGGACCGGCGACGACCTGCCGATCCTGGTGCTGACGGCCCGCGACGCGGTGTCGGATCGCGTGGCGGGTCTCGACGCGGGGGCCGACGACTACCTGCCCAAGCCCTTCGCCTTGGAGGAACTGCTGGCTCGGCTGCGGGCCCTGCTGCGCCGGGCCACGCCGGACCCCGACGACGGACAGGGCGACCTGCCGCCGCCGTTGTGCTTCGCGGATCTGTCGCTCGACGTCAGCACGCGAGAGGTGCGGCGGGGCGAGCGATCGATCAGTCTGACCCGGACCGAGTTCTCCCTCCTCGAACTGCTGCTGGCCCACCCGAGACAGGTGCTGACTCGCAGCCGCATCCTGGAAGAGGTGTGGGGATACGACTTTCCGACCTCGGGGAACGCGCTGGAGGTCTACATCGGGTACCTGCGGCGCAAGACCGAGGGAGCGGGGGAGTCCCGGCTGATCCATACGGTTCGCGGCGTCGGCTATGTGCTCCGGGAGACGGCTCCGTGA
- a CDS encoding sensor histidine kinase, translating into MTVGFADEEHNRSPSRLESWRQRVALRTRVTLLAAICVGGAVALTSLGAYVTVYNSLYDQLDASLFERATQAVEGPRVANARLESAPAALFAAADVRIAQVYESGDVVFGGDKEPPVGPNELAVAQGKLSHSLRTDVASDCRVITLPIQPGASLVVAQPLDDIKATLSRLTLVLAVAGGLGVGVAAAAGTAVARTALRPVSRLTAATERIARTGDLRPITVSGDDELARLTTSFNSMLGVLTESQERQRRLVADAGHELRTPLTSLRTNIELLLASNRPNAPELAEQDREEIYDDVRAQINELSTLVGDLVELAREDAPQIVHEPVDLVEVIERAVDRARRRAPDIEFEVSLTPWLLLGDANALERAVLNLLDNAAKWSPTDGVVRVTLAEEMVGGVALAVADEGPGIAEADLPHVFERFYRSSEARTLPGSGLGLAIVKQAAERHGGSASVGTAPHGGALFTLRLPGRAG; encoded by the coding sequence GTGACGGTCGGATTCGCCGACGAGGAGCACAACCGATCGCCCAGCAGACTGGAGAGCTGGCGACAGCGAGTCGCGCTGCGGACCAGGGTCACCCTGCTCGCCGCGATCTGTGTCGGCGGCGCGGTGGCGCTGACCTCGCTCGGCGCCTACGTGACGGTGTACAACAGCCTCTACGACCAGCTCGACGCGAGCCTGTTCGAGCGGGCTACCCAGGCGGTGGAGGGTCCTCGCGTCGCGAACGCCCGGCTCGAGTCCGCACCCGCCGCGTTGTTCGCCGCCGCGGATGTGCGGATCGCCCAGGTCTACGAGAGTGGCGACGTCGTCTTCGGCGGGGACAAGGAGCCGCCGGTCGGGCCGAACGAGCTGGCGGTCGCCCAGGGCAAGCTGTCGCACTCGCTGCGTACCGACGTCGCCTCCGACTGCCGAGTGATCACGCTGCCCATCCAGCCGGGTGCGAGCCTGGTGGTGGCGCAGCCCTTGGACGACATCAAGGCCACTCTCAGCAGGTTGACTCTCGTGCTCGCGGTGGCGGGCGGGCTCGGGGTCGGTGTCGCCGCGGCTGCGGGCACGGCGGTGGCCAGGACCGCGCTGCGTCCCGTAAGCAGGCTGACCGCCGCGACCGAGCGGATCGCCCGCACCGGCGACCTGCGGCCGATCACCGTCTCCGGGGACGACGAACTCGCCCGGTTGACGACCAGCTTCAACTCGATGCTCGGCGTGCTCACCGAGTCGCAGGAACGGCAGCGCAGGCTGGTGGCCGATGCAGGCCACGAATTGCGGACTCCGCTGACGTCCCTGCGCACCAACATCGAGCTCCTGCTGGCCTCGAACCGTCCGAACGCGCCGGAACTCGCCGAGCAGGATCGCGAGGAGATCTACGACGACGTGCGTGCCCAGATCAACGAGCTGTCGACCCTGGTGGGCGACCTGGTCGAGCTGGCGAGGGAGGACGCCCCGCAGATCGTGCACGAACCGGTCGACCTGGTCGAGGTGATCGAACGGGCGGTCGACCGGGCGCGGCGCCGTGCGCCGGACATCGAGTTCGAGGTCTCGCTGACCCCCTGGCTGCTGCTCGGGGACGCGAACGCGCTGGAACGGGCGGTGCTGAACCTGCTGGACAACGCGGCGAAATGGAGTCCGACGGACGGGGTGGTGCGGGTGACGCTCGCCGAGGAGATGGTCGGCGGGGTCGCGCTGGCCGTCGCCGACGAGGGGCCGGGCATCGCGGAGGCCGACCTGCCGCACGTGTTCGAGAGGTTCTATCGTTCCTCCGAGGCCCGGACTCTGCCCGGTTCCGGCCTCGGGCTGGCGATCGTCAAGCAGGCCGCCGAGCGACACGGCGGCAGCGCATCGGTGGGGACGGCGCCGCATGGTGGTGCCCTCTTCACGCTTCGGCTGCCCGGCCGCGCCGGTTGA
- the galT gene encoding galactose-1-phosphate uridylyltransferase, which translates to MRRTSARMADGREIIYFDEDDAAPTRTAVDARELPARDPRPEMRCDPFTGEWVGIAAHRQSRTYKPPADACPLCPSAPGRPASEIPESDYDVVVFENRFPSFAQDLPETSSVVLQRDGEPLVTSFPATGRCEVVCFTSDHTTSFGQLPASRVRTVVDAWADRTAALSEMPGVEQVYCFENRGEEIGVTLHHPHGQIYGYPFVTPRTARHLEMAGPYLIEHGRHLVGDILAAERAAGTRVIHSGEHWTAFVPPAARWPVEVQLIPHRPVPDLPALSADERDEFAEVYLDVLGRLDRLYDRPLPYIAGWHQAPVRTDREFSWLRMELFSILRGPDRLKYLAGSESGMGVWIGDATPEQTAQRLRDLG; encoded by the coding sequence GTGCGCCGGACCAGTGCCCGCATGGCGGACGGTCGGGAGATCATCTACTTCGACGAGGATGACGCCGCACCGACGCGGACCGCCGTCGACGCGCGTGAGCTGCCCGCGCGAGATCCGCGCCCCGAAATGAGGTGCGACCCGTTCACCGGCGAGTGGGTGGGGATCGCCGCCCATCGCCAGTCCAGGACGTACAAGCCGCCCGCAGACGCCTGCCCGTTGTGCCCGAGCGCGCCCGGCAGGCCCGCCTCGGAGATCCCCGAGTCCGACTACGACGTCGTCGTGTTCGAGAACCGGTTCCCGTCGTTCGCCCAAGACCTGCCGGAGACGTCGTCGGTGGTGCTCCAACGTGACGGCGAGCCGCTGGTCACCTCGTTCCCTGCCACCGGCCGCTGCGAGGTGGTGTGTTTCACCTCCGACCACACGACCTCCTTCGGGCAGCTCCCGGCCAGTCGCGTGCGGACCGTCGTCGACGCCTGGGCGGATCGGACCGCCGCCTTGAGCGAGATGCCCGGCGTCGAACAGGTCTACTGCTTCGAGAACCGCGGCGAGGAGATCGGCGTCACGCTGCATCATCCGCACGGCCAGATCTACGGATACCCCTTCGTCACGCCCAGGACGGCGCGCCACCTGGAGATGGCCGGGCCCTATCTCATCGAGCACGGCAGACATCTGGTCGGCGACATCCTGGCCGCCGAACGGGCCGCCGGGACTCGGGTGATCCACTCCGGCGAGCACTGGACCGCCTTCGTCCCGCCTGCGGCCCGGTGGCCGGTGGAGGTCCAGCTCATCCCGCATCGGCCGGTGCCGGACCTGCCCGCACTCTCCGCCGACGAACGCGACGAGTTCGCCGAGGTCTATCTCGACGTCCTGGGCAGGCTGGATCGGCTCTACGACCGGCCGCTGCCCTACATCGCGGGCTGGCATCAGGCACCCGTGCGCACCGATCGGGAGTTCTCCTGGTTGCGAATGGAGCTGTTCTCGATTCTTCGGGGCCCGGACCGGCTGAAGTATCTGGCAGGCTCCGAATCCGGCATGGGCGTCTGGATCGGGGACGCGACGCCGGAACAGACGGCACAGCGACTGCGCGACTTGGGCTGA
- a CDS encoding S1C family serine protease: protein MSEHTSNGPGSEPEPTAGGQDHLGSNAAGADTPAHGVPIHREPGVSADTGPEAGAPQGQAASAAEERDGGSSPAGTPASGTSTGSSPLDQQAQPGGVRDHGGPPQPGQSSAYGAVAAAASHQNQPSPERGGAGGFGSTGGLGSTGGFGSTGGGLGNTGGLGAPPFGAQVSGGTAGPQQPGGPDQPSAPGGGQPPGAGGPAGVPGGYPGYGQHYSHSYRDQPAGRRPKGRGSVVAGVVALSLLVGGVAGGVGGLVGYQLADGGTSVNSLDQEPPPARNASDAPEGSVQEVADKVLPSVVQLQVQSQQGASEGSGIILSDDGLIMTNNHVIAPAAGGGEIVIAFEDGTTAPAQIEGRDPTSDLAVVRAEGVSGLTPAELGRSDDLAVGEQAVAIGSPFGLVGTVTSGIISALDRPVAAGGESPSDVATVLDAVQTDAAINPGNSGGPLVDMQGRVIGVNSVIYSPRGEGQQQAGSVGLGFAIPIDQARRIAEEIIDTGQATQAVLGVTVTDPRQGSGAEIAEVSPDGAAAESGLSAGEIITRVDDRLIQGRDALVAAVRSQDPGQQVTLTVLDSGGGERSVDVTLGSQTVGE from the coding sequence ATGAGCGAGCACACCTCGAATGGTCCGGGCAGCGAGCCGGAGCCGACCGCCGGGGGCCAGGACCATCTCGGGTCGAATGCCGCCGGTGCCGACACCCCCGCGCACGGAGTCCCGATTCATCGTGAGCCCGGCGTCAGCGCGGACACCGGTCCCGAGGCAGGCGCCCCGCAGGGGCAGGCGGCCTCCGCAGCCGAGGAGCGCGACGGCGGGAGCAGTCCCGCAGGCACCCCCGCGAGCGGCACCTCGACGGGCTCGTCCCCGCTTGATCAGCAGGCTCAGCCTGGCGGCGTCCGCGACCACGGCGGACCGCCTCAGCCTGGTCAGTCCTCGGCGTACGGCGCGGTAGCCGCCGCCGCGTCACACCAGAACCAGCCGAGCCCCGAGCGCGGCGGTGCGGGCGGCTTCGGGAGCACGGGCGGCCTCGGCAGCACCGGCGGCTTCGGTAGTACCGGTGGCGGCCTCGGGAACACCGGCGGGCTCGGTGCGCCGCCGTTCGGTGCCCAGGTCTCCGGCGGCACTGCCGGCCCGCAGCAGCCGGGCGGCCCGGATCAGCCTTCGGCGCCCGGCGGCGGTCAGCCCCCCGGCGCAGGCGGACCGGCCGGCGTTCCCGGCGGGTACCCCGGTTACGGCCAGCACTATTCACACTCCTATCGCGATCAGCCCGCCGGGCGGCGGCCGAAGGGACGAGGCAGCGTCGTTGCAGGGGTCGTCGCGCTGTCATTGCTGGTCGGCGGGGTCGCGGGCGGCGTCGGCGGCCTCGTCGGATACCAGCTCGCCGACGGCGGCACCTCGGTCAACTCCCTCGACCAGGAGCCGCCGCCCGCCAGGAACGCCTCCGACGCCCCGGAGGGCTCGGTTCAGGAGGTGGCGGACAAGGTGCTGCCCAGCGTCGTCCAACTCCAGGTCCAGAGCCAGCAGGGCGCCAGCGAGGGTTCCGGGATCATCCTCAGCGACGACGGCTTGATCATGACTAACAACCACGTCATCGCCCCTGCGGCGGGCGGCGGCGAGATCGTGATCGCCTTCGAGGACGGCACCACCGCGCCTGCCCAGATCGAAGGACGCGATCCGACCTCGGACCTCGCCGTCGTGCGTGCTGAGGGAGTCTCCGGCCTGACCCCGGCGGAACTCGGCCGCTCCGACGATCTGGCGGTCGGGGAGCAGGCGGTGGCGATCGGATCGCCCTTCGGTCTGGTGGGCACCGTCACCTCGGGCATCATCTCCGCGCTCGACCGGCCGGTGGCCGCAGGCGGCGAGTCGCCGTCCGACGTGGCGACGGTCCTCGACGCCGTGCAGACCGATGCGGCCATCAACCCGGGCAACTCCGGCGGACCGCTGGTCGACATGCAGGGCCGGGTCATCGGCGTCAACTCGGTGATCTACAGCCCCCGGGGAGAGGGACAGCAGCAGGCGGGCTCGGTGGGCCTCGGCTTCGCCATCCCCATCGACCAGGCACGGCGCATCGCCGAGGAGATCATCGACACCGGACAGGCGACGCAGGCGGTCCTCGGCGTGACGGTCACCGATCCCCGGCAGGGCTCGGGAGCCGAGATCGCCGAGGTGTCGCCGGACGGTGCCGCGGCCGAGAGCGGACTCTCGGCGGGCGAGATCATCACCAGGGTCGACGATCGACTCATTCAGGGCCGCGACGCACTCGTGGCGGCCGTGCGCTCCCAGGACCCGGGCCAACAGGTGACACTCACCGTGCTCGACTCCGGGGGCGGAGAACGCAGCGTGGACGTCACATTGGGCAGCCAGACGGTTGGTGAGTGA
- a CDS encoding MogA/MoaB family molybdenum cofactor biosynthesis protein, translating to MERSAQRLGRALVVVVDDRVTQGEYEDVTGPLVTELLEETGFIVDGSVVVPGELVDIRNALNTAVIGGVDLVITVGGTGVSPRDVTPDATAGVLDRPVPGIAEALRASGLAAGAVDAGISRGLVGVSGSTLVVNIAGSRSAVRDGMATLSPLVTHVIEELSSLETP from the coding sequence ATGGAACGCAGCGCGCAGCGTCTCGGCCGTGCCCTCGTCGTGGTCGTGGACGACCGGGTCACCCAGGGGGAGTACGAGGACGTCACCGGCCCGTTGGTCACCGAGCTTCTGGAGGAGACCGGCTTCATCGTCGACGGCAGTGTCGTCGTACCTGGTGAGCTGGTGGACATCCGCAACGCGCTGAACACGGCGGTGATCGGCGGGGTCGACCTGGTGATCACGGTCGGCGGCACGGGAGTGTCTCCGCGAGACGTCACGCCCGATGCGACGGCTGGCGTACTCGACCGGCCGGTCCCGGGGATCGCGGAGGCGCTGCGTGCCTCCGGCCTGGCGGCAGGCGCGGTCGACGCAGGCATCTCCCGCGGCCTCGTCGGTGTCTCGGGCAGCACGCTCGTGGTCAACATCGCGGGCTCGCGATCCGCCGTACGCGACGGAATGGCCACGCTCAGCCCGCTGGTGACCCATGTCATCGAGGAGCTGTCCAGTCTGGAGACGCCCTGA
- a CDS encoding antitoxin: protein MSNFLDKAKELAAQAREKAGSVAEKAGDAAAKGVSVVADKADDVTGGKYTEKIESVSEKVEKVLDPDGSTKKDD, encoded by the coding sequence ATGAGCAACTTCCTGGACAAGGCCAAGGAACTCGCTGCACAGGCTCGGGAGAAGGCGGGCAGCGTCGCGGAGAAGGCAGGCGACGCCGCGGCCAAGGGTGTGAGCGTGGTGGCGGACAAGGCCGACGACGTCACCGGCGGCAAGTACACCGAGAAGATCGAGTCCGTCAGCGAGAAGGTCGAGAAGGTGCTCGACCCGGACGGCAGCACGAAGAAGGACGACTGA
- the mscL gene encoding large-conductance mechanosensitive channel protein MscL: MFKGFKDFLMRGNVIDLAVAVVIGAAFTSIVTAFTTNLIQPIVDIIGPADTGNLGIRIGTRPDGSALSIDFGAVLTATLNFLIVAAVVYFIFVLPMNKLQQRRKRGEEPGPAEPTDVELLTEIRDLLRAQQRQEQAERVES, translated from the coding sequence ATGTTCAAGGGCTTCAAAGACTTCCTGATGCGTGGCAATGTGATCGACCTCGCGGTCGCCGTCGTGATCGGCGCCGCGTTCACCTCGATCGTCACCGCTTTCACGACGAACCTGATCCAGCCGATCGTCGACATCATCGGCCCGGCCGACACCGGCAACCTCGGGATCAGGATCGGCACCCGCCCGGACGGCTCGGCCCTGAGCATCGACTTCGGCGCCGTGCTCACGGCCACGCTGAACTTCCTGATCGTGGCGGCCGTCGTCTACTTCATCTTCGTGCTGCCGATGAACAAGCTTCAGCAGCGGCGCAAGCGTGGCGAGGAGCCCGGGCCCGCCGAGCCGACCGACGTCGAACTGCTCACCGAGATCCGGGATCTCCTGCGAGCACAACAGCGTCAGGAACAGGCGGAGCGGGTGGAGAGCTGA
- a CDS encoding SAF domain-containing protein: MATKERLGPGLRDRLSRLVPSARWARMMLLRRVLAAALVLLAAALTIRSADSADEHTVPALFAVRDLAPGTALRGEDVVEGRIPDDQAPDGLLTGSDDIVGRVLAGGARRGEAITDVRLVGRQVTTLAAGDHTASAVGVRLADGGLADLLHPGRRVDVVGVDPDLGAGTVLAENAVVIAVRPPGEPGDDGRLVIVALPGDVATVVAAASVLQDLTITLR, from the coding sequence ATGGCGACGAAGGAACGGCTGGGTCCGGGGCTTCGTGATCGGCTGTCGCGCCTCGTTCCCAGTGCTCGATGGGCACGGATGATGCTTCTTCGACGGGTGCTCGCCGCCGCCCTCGTGCTGCTCGCCGCCGCGCTGACCATCCGCTCGGCGGACTCGGCCGACGAGCACACCGTCCCGGCGTTGTTCGCAGTCCGCGACCTGGCTCCCGGCACCGCCCTCCGAGGCGAGGACGTCGTCGAGGGCCGGATACCGGACGACCAGGCTCCGGACGGGCTGCTGACCGGCAGCGACGACATCGTCGGCCGGGTCCTCGCGGGCGGTGCGCGACGCGGCGAGGCGATCACCGATGTCCGGCTGGTGGGCAGGCAGGTGACCACCCTCGCGGCGGGCGATCACACCGCTTCTGCCGTGGGCGTTCGCCTTGCGGACGGCGGGCTGGCCGATCTCCTGCATCCCGGTCGTCGGGTGGACGTGGTCGGCGTCGATCCGGATCTCGGCGCCGGGACGGTGCTGGCGGAGAACGCCGTGGTCATCGCGGTGCGTCCACCGGGCGAACCAGGGGATGACGGCAGGCTGGTCATCGTCGCCTTACCCGGTGACGTCGCCACGGTCGTGGCCGCCGCCTCCGTACTTCAAGACTTGACGATCACACTGCGTTGA